TGGACCTGCCTGTGCTGCCAGCAGCTGTTAAAGTCTCCGGTTGGCGCGGCTGGTTGCCGCTGCCCCCGCTGCGGCGCCAGAGTGCACGACCGGATTGAGCGGAGCCTGATGTTGACTTGGGCACTGACGATCACCGGGGCACTGCTGTTGATCCCGGCCAATGTGCTGCCGGTGATGACGGTAATCTACCTGGGATCCGGGGAGCCCAGCACCATAATCGGCGGTGCGCTGGAGTTGTACCACAGCGGGATGTGGGGCATTGCTCTGATTGTATTTGTAGCCAGCATTGCGGTGCCAGTGATGAAATTGGTGGGGCTGATCATGTTGTGCCTGATCGTGCAGTGGCGCTTGAATGTATCGCCGCGTCAGGCCATGCGGGTCTATC
The Microbulbifer celer DNA segment above includes these coding regions:
- a CDS encoding paraquat-inducible protein A; amino-acid sequence: MLTWALTITGALLLIPANVLPVMTVIYLGSGEPSTIIGGALELYHSGMWGIALIVFVASIAVPVMKLVGLIMLCLIVQWRLNVSPRQAMRVYRVVSGIGRWSLLDLFMISILVALVDMGAIAEVNAGVGSTAFATVVVVTMFAVRTFDPRLVWDAYETRVRATSAE